In a genomic window of Streptomyces sp. NBC_01231:
- the recF gene encoding DNA replication/repair protein RecF, with protein MHVTHLSLADFRSYARVEVPLDPGVTAFVGPNGQGKTNLVEAVGYLATLGSHRVSSDAPLVRVGADRAVVRAQVKQGERQQLVELELNPGKANRARINRSSQVRPRDVLGIVRTVLFAPEDLALVKGDPGERRRFLDELITARSPRMAGVRSDYERVLKQRNTLLKSAALARRHGGRSMDLSTLDVWDQHLARVGAELLAQRLDLIAAIQPLADKAYEQLAPGGGPVALDYKPSAPGEAHTREDLYEQLMAALAEARKQEIERGVTLVGPHRDDLLLKLGQLPAKGYASHGESWSYALALRLASYDLLRAEGNEPVLVLDDVFAELDTRRRERLAELVAPGEQVLVTAAVDDDVPHVLAGTRFAVSDGAVERV; from the coding sequence ATGCACGTCACGCATCTGTCGCTGGCCGACTTCCGCTCGTACGCCCGGGTCGAGGTTCCGCTCGACCCGGGCGTCACCGCCTTCGTCGGCCCGAACGGGCAGGGCAAGACGAACCTGGTCGAGGCGGTGGGCTACCTCGCCACCCTCGGCAGCCACCGCGTCTCCTCCGACGCCCCGCTGGTCCGCGTGGGCGCCGACCGCGCGGTCGTCCGCGCCCAGGTCAAGCAGGGCGAGCGGCAGCAGCTGGTCGAGCTGGAGCTCAACCCCGGCAAGGCCAACCGTGCCCGTATCAACAGGTCCTCGCAGGTCAGGCCGCGTGATGTGCTCGGCATCGTGCGGACCGTGCTGTTCGCCCCCGAGGACCTCGCCCTGGTCAAGGGCGACCCAGGTGAGCGCCGCCGCTTCCTCGACGAGTTGATCACCGCCCGCTCCCCGCGCATGGCCGGCGTCCGCTCCGACTACGAGCGGGTGCTCAAGCAGCGCAACACCCTGCTGAAGTCGGCCGCGCTCGCTCGACGGCACGGCGGTCGCTCCATGGACCTGTCCACGCTCGACGTCTGGGACCAGCACCTCGCGCGGGTGGGGGCCGAACTGCTCGCCCAGCGTCTGGACCTGATCGCCGCGATCCAGCCCCTCGCCGACAAGGCGTACGAACAGCTGGCCCCCGGCGGCGGCCCGGTGGCCCTCGACTACAAGCCGTCCGCGCCCGGTGAGGCACACACGCGGGAGGACCTCTACGAGCAGCTGATGGCCGCGCTCGCCGAGGCCCGCAAGCAGGAGATCGAGCGGGGGGTCACCCTCGTGGGGCCGCATCGGGACGATCTGCTTCTCAAACTCGGTCAGCTGCCGGCCAAGGGGTACGCCTCCCACGGCGAGTCGTGGTCCTACGCGTTGGCGCTGCGCCTGGCGTCGTACGACCTCCTCAGGGCCGAGGGCAACGAGCCGGTGCTGGTCCTCGACGACGTCTTCGCCGAGTTGGACACCCGTCGTCGCGAACGCCTGGCCGAACTGGTCGCGCCGGGCGAGCAGGTCCTGGTGACGGCCGCGGTCGACGACGACGTGCCGCACGTACTGGCGGGGACGCGGTTCGCGGTGTCGGACGGGGCGGTGGAGCGCGTATGA
- a CDS encoding DciA family protein — protein MSTDEPVPRPARPSAEAPGQSEGKAPEPSGVDLARVALRAAKEQARARGDAAQQKKQARRGGGLRSGARADRRDPMAFGAAINRLITERGWEAPAAVGGVMGRWPQIVGEDVANHCVPEKYDEDERILVVRCDSTAWATNLRLLAPTLVARLNEDLGHGAVTLIKVNGPGGPPRRYGPLRAPGSTGPGDTYG, from the coding sequence ATGAGCACGGACGAGCCCGTGCCCCGGCCCGCACGCCCCTCGGCCGAGGCGCCCGGCCAGAGCGAGGGCAAGGCGCCCGAACCCTCCGGTGTCGACCTCGCGCGCGTGGCGCTCAGGGCGGCGAAGGAGCAGGCACGCGCGCGTGGCGACGCGGCGCAGCAGAAGAAGCAGGCGCGGCGGGGTGGTGGGCTGCGCTCCGGCGCGCGTGCCGACCGGCGCGACCCCATGGCGTTCGGTGCCGCCATCAACCGGCTGATCACCGAGCGCGGTTGGGAGGCGCCGGCCGCGGTGGGCGGCGTGATGGGCCGCTGGCCGCAGATCGTCGGCGAGGACGTCGCCAACCACTGTGTGCCGGAGAAGTACGACGAGGACGAGCGGATCCTCGTCGTGCGCTGTGACTCCACGGCCTGGGCGACGAACCTGCGCCTGCTCGCACCGACGCTGGTCGCCCGCCTCAACGAGGATCTCGGCCATGGCGCGGTCACGTTGATCAAGGTGAACGGCCCCGGTGGTCCCCCCCGCCGCTACGGCCCGCTGCGTGCCCCCGGCAGCACCGGTCCCGGCGACACCTACGGGTGA
- the gnd gene encoding decarboxylating 6-phosphogluconate dehydrogenase — MELGLVGLGKMGGNMRERIRRAGHTVIGYDRNPDLADVHSLSELVGKLKGPRVIWVMVPAGGPTQSTVDELAELLEPGDVVVDGGNSRWTDDEKHAEELAAKGIGFVDCGVSGGVWGLENGYALMFGGDAENVAKVQPIFDALKPEGDVGAVHAGKVGAGHFAKMVHNGIEYAMMQAYAEGWELLEKVDSVTDVREVFRSWQEGTVIRSWLLDLAVNALDEDEHLDRLKGFAQDSGEGRWTVEAAIDNAVPLPAITASLFARFSSRQEDSPQMKMIAALRNQFGGHAVEKK; from the coding sequence ATGGAGCTCGGTCTCGTCGGCCTCGGCAAGATGGGCGGCAACATGCGCGAGCGGATACGCCGCGCAGGTCACACCGTCATCGGATACGACCGCAACCCGGACCTCGCCGATGTCCACAGCCTCTCCGAGCTTGTGGGCAAGCTCAAGGGCCCGCGTGTGATCTGGGTGATGGTCCCGGCCGGTGGCCCGACCCAGTCGACCGTCGACGAGCTCGCCGAGCTGCTGGAGCCGGGTGATGTCGTCGTGGACGGCGGGAACTCCCGCTGGACGGACGACGAGAAGCATGCCGAGGAGCTGGCGGCCAAGGGCATCGGCTTCGTCGACTGCGGCGTCTCCGGCGGCGTCTGGGGGCTGGAGAACGGCTACGCGCTGATGTTCGGCGGTGACGCGGAGAACGTCGCCAAGGTGCAGCCGATCTTCGACGCGCTGAAGCCCGAGGGCGACGTCGGCGCCGTGCACGCGGGCAAGGTCGGCGCGGGCCACTTCGCGAAGATGGTCCACAACGGCATCGAGTACGCGATGATGCAGGCCTACGCGGAGGGTTGGGAACTGCTGGAGAAGGTCGACTCCGTGACCGACGTCCGGGAGGTCTTCCGCTCCTGGCAGGAGGGCACGGTCATCCGTTCCTGGCTGCTGGACCTCGCGGTGAACGCCCTCGACGAGGACGAGCACCTGGACAGGCTGAAGGGTTTCGCACAGGACTCCGGCGAAGGACGCTGGACTGTGGAAGCCGCCATCGACAACGCCGTGCCGCTTCCCGCGATCACGGCCTCCCTCTTCGCGCGGTTCTCGTCGCGCCAGGAGGACTCTCCGCAGATGAAGATGATCGCCGCGCTGCGCAACCAGTTCGGCGGTCACGCGGTCGAGAAGAAGTAA